One Callospermophilus lateralis isolate mCalLat2 chromosome 6, mCalLat2.hap1, whole genome shotgun sequence genomic region harbors:
- the LOC143400834 gene encoding olfactory receptor 2G3-like, whose product MGLINESHPDEFILLGFADRPWIELPLFVFLLRTYSMALMGNISIILVSTLNPSLNSPMYFFLTNLSFLVICLTTSIVPQMLLNLRSSKTISYMGCVVQLYFFSIMGSTECLLLALTSFDRYVDICRALHYTLIMNQRVCLLLASIVWLGGITYAISEVTTTLQLPLCGINKLNHLVCEIPVLLKTACGEKEVNEFILYVVCIFMLAVPLSLILASYASIAHAVLNIKSSEGKKKAIRTCSFHLVVVLLFYGQSISMYLQPPSSITKDQPKFMALFYEVMTPTANPVIYTLRNKEVKWILNNLVRSIFSSK is encoded by the coding sequence ATGGGGCTAATTAATGAAAGCCACCCTGATGAGTTCATTCTACTAGGCTTTGCTGACCGTCCTTGGATAGAGCTTCCtctatttgtttttcttctgagAACATATTCCATGGCCCTGATGGGAAACATCTCCATCATTCTGGTGTCCACGTTAAATCCCAGTCTCAACAGTCCCATGTATTTCTTCCTCACCAACCTCTCCTTTTTAGTCATATGTTTAACCACAAGCATTGTGCCTCAGATGCTGTTAAACCTGAGAAGCTCTAAGACCATTAGCTAtatggggtgtgtagttcagctCTATTTCTTCAGCATAATGGGGAGTACAGAATGTCTTCTCTTGGCTCTCACGTCTTTTGATCGCTATGTGGACATCTGCAGAGCTCTGCACTACACTCTGATCATGAACCAGCGTGTTTGCCTTCTATTAGCATCCATTGTGTGGTTGGGTGGTATCACCTATGCTATATCAGAGGTTACAACTACACTGCAGTTGCCACTGTGTGGCATAAATAAACTGAATCACTTGGTGTGTGAGATCCCAGTTCTGTTAAAGACTGCCTGTGGTGAAAAAGAAGTTAATGAATTCATACTCTATGTGGTGTGCATTTTTATGTTAGCTGTTCCTCTGTCCTTAATTCTTGCCTCCTATGCTAGTATTGCACATGCTGTACTTAACATTAAATCTtctgaaggaaagaaaaaggccATCAGGACATGTTCCTTTCATCTCGTTGTGGTTCTCTTATTTTATGGTCAATCCATCAGCATGTACCTTCAGCCCCCCTCATCCATTACAAAAGACCAGCCCAAGTTCATGGCCCTCTTCTATGAAGTGATGACTCCTACAGCCAATCCGGTCATCTACACCCTGAGGAATAAGGAAGTAAAGTGGATattaaacaacctggtgaggagcattttcagttcaaaataa
- the LOC143400833 gene encoding olfactory receptor 2J3-like, with protein MMEKLNASSEGYFILLGFSKWPQLEVILFVVILIFYLMTLIGNLFIIMLSYLDSCLHTPMYFFLSNLSFLDLCYTTSSIPQLLVNLWGPEKTISYAGCIVQLYFVLALGTTECVLLMVMSYDRYVAVCKPLHYIVLMHPRLCQSLALASWVSGFTNSALHSLFILWVPLCGHYQVDHFFCEVPALLKLSCVDTHINELTLMFTSSIFALIPLFLILTSYGAIARAALKMQSITRLQKVFGTCGSHLMVVSLFFIPALFIYLQPSTENSQEQGKFIALFYTVVTPSLNPLIYTLRNKDVRGAVRRLMERE; from the coding sequence ATGATGGAAAAACTCAATGCTAGTTCTGAAGGCTACTTCATTCTACTGGGGTTTTCTAAATGGCCTCAGCTGGAAGTAATTCTCTTTGTGGTTATCTTGATATTCTACTTGATGACACTGATAGGTAATTTGTTCATCATCATGCTATCATACCTGGATTCCTGTCTCCACactcccatgtacttcttcctctcaaacctctcttttctagatctctgCTACACCACCAGCTCTATTCCCCAATTGCTGGTGAACCTCTGGGGCCCAGAGAAGACCATTTCTTATGCTGGTTGCATTGTTCAACTCTACTTTGTTCTTGCACTGGGAACTACAGAGTGTGTCCTATTGATGGTGATGTCCTATGACCGTTATGTAGCTGTGTGTAAACCCTTGCATTACATTGTCCTCATGCACCCTCGACTCTGCCAATCCTTAGCTTTGGCTTCTTGGGTGAGTGGTTTTACAAACTCAGCACTCCATTCCCTCTTTATCTTATGGGTGCCCCTATGTGGACATTACCAAGTTGATCACTTTTTCTGTGAAGTTCCAGCACTCCTGAAATTGTCTTGTGTTGATACTCATATTAATGAGCTGACTCTCATGTTCACAAGCTCTATTTTTGCTCTCATACCACTCTTCCTCATTCTAACATCTTATGGTGCCATTGCTCGGGCTGCACTGAAGATGCAGTCAATTACCAGGCTTCAGAAAGTCTTTGGTACATGTGGATCCCATCTTATGGTAGTTTCTCTGTTTTTTATTCCAGCCCTTTTCATATATCTCCAACCATCAACAGAAAATTCTCAAGAGCAAGGGAAGTTCATTGCCCTGTTTTATACTGTTGTCACTCCTAGCCTCAACCCTCTCATCTACACCCTCAGAAACAAAGATGTGAGAGGGGCAGTTAGGAGACTAATGGAGAGAGAATAA